In Deinococcus arcticus, the sequence CACTGGCGCCGCTCCCCGCAGACACTGCAGGTCTGACTGCTCCACGCCGCTCCAGGCCGCCGGAAGGGAAGCCGCACCGCGTTGGCATGTTGGGGCAGCCAGGAGAAGTGGTAATCGTGCACCGCGCGCCGCCGCCCCCCGTGAATGAAGCCGCAGGACATGCCCCGGTGGGAAAGTTTTTCGGCGTAGACCGCGCTGGCCTCCCGCAGGAGAACGCCGATCACCTGGTCCAGATCTTTCCGGCCACTGGCGTACGTCAACTGGTCATACAGGGCCCGGGCGTCTGGGGACAGGGCATCCCGCCGGAGGAACGGCAGGTCCGTCAGGGTGAAGAACTGATCGGTCCGCCCATCGGAAATCACCGTGACCGGATCCAGGCCCAGGTCAAGACCGAACGGCCGGCGAGACGGATTGGGGGCCAGGGGCTGCACTGGAGTCCGGAAGCTCAGGCTCAGGAACCAGTCACCTGCCTGGGTTTTGAACAGGTACACTTCCTGCGCAAGCCAGCGGGACTGCAGGGTGCGTGGCCTTGTCACCATGCGGGGCACCGGGTCAGGGCGGCGGCCCTGACGGACTATGCGTTCGAGTTCCGTCGGTAGCGTCCGCTCGGAGATCTGCCCTAGGCGCACCCGCTGGTACAACTCCTGAATGCCGTTGTACTGGGTGAACCCCGGCGCTCCAGTGACAAGCGCCCGGTAGGCAATCGTGGGCAGGCAGCTCAACTGGGCGTGGATGAGCTCACCGCCAATGCGCACAGCGCCGTCATGGAGTACCGCGAACCGCGTGTTCAGACTCAGCGTGTAAGTCTCCTCGGCGCGCACGCCTTTCAGAGGGTCCGCCTCTTCGCTCCGTGGGCGCCTCTTGACCATCAGGTCTCCACAACGCACGAGGCGCTCGCAGGAGTCATAGCTGTTGCGGCTGATTTGAGTAGTATGGCGGTCGGGTTGGTGGCGTCTATTCATGTGAACTCCTGGGGCAGGCGACCGGCGGTCGCTGTGAGTGAGGGCGGTGGTCGGTGTTGAGTGGGCAGGTGAACCAGCTGATCGGCTGGCCAAAACAAATGCCGCCCTGCAAGGGCGGTCATCACGAGGGTGAAGAGACAGTCGAGTGTCAGTGGGGAAGATGCACTCTGCGGAGAGAGCAGTAAGGTGAATGAACAAGGGGACGAGCGTCGGCGGTGGCCCGTAGGGCACAACGGCTGAGCCTGATCAGGTTTGATTCGAGTGGTGTTCATCCGCCTGCGGCCTGGTGGTTCAGAGGTTTTATGTGTTCATATTTTTTTTCTGGAGCGCGACAGCGCTCCGGACCCCACGGCCGTTGGCAGACCGATGACGGCCAACGCAGATGTCAATCCGGGTCAAGCGCAGGGCAGCAGCTGCTGTTCAAAGGCAGCTGACTTCTCCTGAGCTTTGCCGCGCCGTCCTCCCTTTAAGGCATGCCACCCTGGCGGGCACCACCTCGAAACCCACGTTCGTCCGGTCGGACAGCACCACCGTCGCTCCCTCATCTGCCCCGACGGCGGTCGCTCTTCGCTCATGGTGTGACCTGCCATGAGATCATCCGGTCTCTGTTCTGCAGCAGGAGCTGCGGCTGGACTGGTGACATATGCACGAGCGCCCGCCTGTAGTTCAGTGGTCCCAGCTGCTGCACGCTCCCCCTGCACTGGCTCGAGTTCCCACAGGAATTCCACACAGTCGGGCCCTGCTACTGGCCTCGCGCGTCGGTCAGCACTGGCGAAATGGAACCCGACTGGTTCCGGTTCACCGCGTCGGGTGTCGACACTGAGACGACACTCAGTGCTAGAGACAGAGCGGTCGTTGGGTCGCGCGCTCACCTGTCAGCAGGCCCGGGTCACCAGGCTCACCGGCTGTTGCTGGTCTCCGCGCGGCGCGGTCAACCGACCGAGCACATGCCCCAGACTGAATGAATGGGCGTCATCCGGGCGTTCATCCATCGCTGCATCAGCAGTCTGCACTGCCTGCTCACCACACGAGGCCAGGCATCCAACTGATCCATCATCCCTGCAGTCCAGGCATGAGTGTGCCCAACCCGATCCACTCACCACTGCTCTCATGCGGCGTGAGAGGGAACGGCAACTCGACGGAGCGGCGTGCCGGAAGGAGCAAGGGGCCCAGCACCGCCCCGGCCCTCGTGCACCAGGTCGCCCCGGCAACCACACGGGCGTAGGTCGTTCGCACCGTTTTCGAGTCCGGTTACATGGTGTTGCGGTGCGCGCCGCATGGCCGCGCCGCAAGTGCACGAAGCACAGGCAGGCCGTGATGGCCAGCGAACCAGTGACGTCTAGGGTCCGTCGGGACCAGCGGGCCCCAGGCCGACTGGGTCATCGGGTGGTGCGAGATGGGTCAACCACCCATGACGCTGAGGCCTCCGGACAGTGATCGGTACAGGCGCGAAGGCTGCCTGCGGTCCACCGCGATTGGTGTCGGACCCCTCATGGTTCCACGCGCGGTGTTGCGGTGCGTGCCGTCAGGCCGCGCCGCAGTGCCCCATTTGGCCCAGTTGTTCCAGGCCTGGGGGGGAAAATTCTTTTTCGAAAGCGTTGCGCTGGACTGCGCAACCGAGGAGGGGCATTTCTGACATGCCCTTTTCGTCGCGAGGCTGGCGGCCAGCGCTGGGACGGCGGATTTCGCTGCCGATGCAAAAACCTCTCTGCTTAGGACTGTAGGAAAAATGCGCATTTTTCATTTCCAGATGCGTACGGTTCCATACCCAATTTCCCTGTACTTAACGCGTTTATAAGGGGGTATTTTTGCGGGTTTCTTGGTGGCTTCGCTGG encodes:
- a CDS encoding zinc ribbon domain-containing protein → MVKRRPRSEEADPLKGVRAEETYTLSLNTRFAVLHDGAVRIGGELIHAQLSCLPTIAYRALVTGAPGFTQYNGIQELYQRVRLGQISERTLPTELERIVRQGRRPDPVPRMVTRPRTLQSRWLAQEVYLFKTQAGDWFLSLSFRTPVQPLAPNPSRRPFGLDLGLDPVTVISDGRTDQFFTLTDLPFLRRDALSPDARALYDQLTYASGRKDLDQVIGVLLREASAVYAEKLSHRGMSCGFIHGGRRRAVHDYHFSWLPQHANAVRLPFRRPGAAWSSQTCSVCGERRQCSRKGDRFVCLAASCQSSMDAHANAAREMLQRGLGHHQERSFPTWE